The Melospiza georgiana isolate bMelGeo1 chromosome 26, bMelGeo1.pri, whole genome shotgun sequence genome window below encodes:
- the KANK3 gene encoding KN motif and ankyrin repeat domain-containing protein 3 isoform X2: MAQPAPLNQNLPDLGGPFLYRDQDDGEKSSYSVETPYGFLLDLDFLKYVDDIESGQTLKKVPLPRRAKGSRAPPSTLRSPSSHTSAWTSTESLTSTASEEGRTALLLSPHGRAAPEPASKPTSHPISPPPVRLLPPPTRKCLVPNPRVEKTLLETSRRLEQEQGRLQDIGGLSHVGLPGALGQPPHWVPVGAEGQAGWGRVSPGSSGRSTPAAGLGTAPLQHVREQMAAALRQLRDLEEQVKTIPLLEMQICELKREKAKLLEKLSAEPGEALYHPCGSEAGAGGEEGPRTGPESEAEPVKGRTSKIAELRKLTEKLAVPERNARAWPGKSPRVAERPCRSVAVGEDRAMTDAVFYYRSRQESGDAPDSGTRGRRDVAVWVIESSLGLATEAERELELLQQTVGHQKEVITLMEGHLQEATRELEELRLEVCARRPRGQVDKEVMAVPQVAEALVEAVVVTQSRAAGDPPKTAEAGVECCPPTSCVAVGCRPDGRDVAVGPDSAASCDDKGSQTDVGSVVLAGEEKEPGAGEVMEPGRGDGLSSPSVPGAGAAAGTCPESQGPGPAVLETTDSNRDPAPAQDSGAAPSPAAGALKSIMKKRDGPPRSEAEGSKKSLQFVGVLNGEYESTSSEEDEEGNSSSEKASADSSNSSEQGDTETSEEEAGEGTCEPRLECKGTDVTLLEPPEVKEKFELSPRMREACLIVKTHLGHPGAVKSKEVLASSSLVLQEWFRLSSQKSSIPDTVANHLLAFAELSPALLAHVVNLADGNGNTALHYSVSHSNFHIVSLLLDTGICNVDHQNKAGYTALMLAALAAVEQEEDMNVVRRLFSMGNVNAKASQAGQTALMLAVSHGRQEMVGALLACGADVNLQDEEGSTALMCACEHGRLETVRLLLAQPTCNVSIVDSDGNNAVAIALEAGHGDIAALLHAHLTGTKQGTSPTTTKSPGSPKKPN; encoded by the exons ATGGCTCAGCCGGCACCCCTGAACCAGAACCTCCCAG ATCTTGGGGGCCCGTTCTTGTATCGGGACCAGGATGATGGAGAGAAGAGCTCATATTCTGTGGAAACCCCTTATGGCTTCCTGCTGGACCTTGATTTCCTGAAATATGTTGATGATATTGAAAGTGGCCAAACACTCAAGAAAGTGCCGCTGCCTCGCAGGGCGAAAGGGTCCCGTGCGCCGCCCAGCACGCTGcgcagccccagcagccacacCAGCGCCTGGACCTCCACCGAGTCGCTCACCTCCACGGCCAGCGAGGAGGGCAGGACTGCGCTGCTGCTGTCCCCGCACGGCCGAGCAGCCCCGGAGCCTGCGAGCAAGCCAACCTCCCACCCCATCTCACCACCGCCAGTGCGGCTGCTCCCGCCTCCCACCCGCAAGTGCCTCGTGCCAAACCCACGGGTGGAGAAGACCTTGCTGGAGACAagcaggaggctggagcaggagcagggccgTTTGCAGGATATTGGTGGTCTCTCCCACGTTGGCCTGCCGGGTGCCCTGGGCCAGCCACCCCACTGGGTGCCAGTTGGCGCCGAGGGCCAGGCGGGTTGGGGCCGGGTGAGCCCCGGCAGCTCGGGGCGCAGCACTCCCGCTGCAGGGCTCGGCACGGCCCCGCTGCAGCACGTGCGGGAGCAGATGGCTGCAGCCCTGCGGCAGCTCCGGGACCTGGAGGAGCAGGTGAAAACCATCCCCCTCCTGGAGATGCAGATCTGCGAGCTGAAGAGGGAGAAGGCAAAGTTGCTGGAGAAGCTGTCGGCGGAGCCTGGCGAGGCATTGTATCACCCCTGTGGCTCtgaggcaggggcagggggtgaGGAGGGGCCCCGTACAGGGCCAGAGAGTGAAGCAGAGCCAGTGAAGGGGCGAACGAGCAAAATTGCAGAGCTGAGGAAGCTGACAGAGAAGCTGGCCGTGCCGGAGCGGAACGCCAGGGCTTGGCCAGGCAAGAGCCCCAGGGTGGCAGAGCGGCCGTGCCGCTCCGTGGCGGTGGGGGAGGACCGGGCCATGACAGATGCCGTCTTCTACTACCGCTCGCGGCAGGAGAGTGGGGACGCGCCAGACAGCGGCACACGGGGACGCAGGGACGTGGCTGTCTGGGTGATAGAGTCCTCGCTGGGGCTGGCCACTGAGGCAGAgcgggagctggagctgctgcagcagacgGTAGGGCACCAGAAGGAGGTGATCACCCTGATGGAggggcacctgcaggaggccacacgggagctggaggagctgcggCTGGAGGTGTgcgcccgccggccccgcgggcAGGTGGACAAGGAGGTGATGGCCGTGCCACAGGTGGCCGAGGCACTGGTGGAAGCTGTGGTAGTGACACAGAGCCGGGCAGCTGGTGACCCCCCAAAGACAGCGGAGGCAGGTGTGGAGTGCTGCCCCCCAACCTCCTGTGTCGCTGTGGGCTGCCGCCCCGACGGGCGCGACGTGGCAGTCGGACCCGATTCAGCTGCCAGCTGCGATGACAAGGGCAGCCAGACAGATGTGGGCAGCGTTGTcctggcaggagaggagaaggagcccgGTGCAGGTGAGGTGATGGAGCCTGGCCGGGGTGATGGCCTGAGCAGCCCCTCGGTGCCAGGTGCAGGAGCAGCGGCAGGGACGTGCCCAGAGAGCCAAGGCCCTGGGCCCGCTGTGCTGGAGACAACAGACAGCAACCGggacccagccccagcacaggacagcGGAGCTGCCCCAAGCCCTGCAGCCG GAGCCCTGAAGTCCATCATGAAGAAGCGGGATGGTCCTCCCCGGAGCGAGGCAGAGGGCAGCAAGAAGAGCCTGCAGTTTGTGGGGGTGCTGAACGGGGA GTATGAGAGCACATCCAGTGAGGAGGATGAAGAAGGCAACAGCTCCTCTGAGAAGGCTTCGGCTGACAGCTCCAACAgttcagagcagggagacacCGAAACCTCAGAAGAGGAGGCAGGAGAAGGCACCTGTGAGCCCAGACTGGAGTGCAAGGGGACTGATGTAACCCTGCTGGAGCCCCCTGAGGTGAAGGAAAA GTTCGAGCTGAGCCCCAGGATGAGGGAGGCCTGCCTCATTGTCAAGACCCACCTGGGCCACCCGGGTGCTGTCAAGAGCAAAGAGGTG cttgccagcagcagcctggtcCTTCAGGAGTGGTTCCGTCTGTCCAGCCAAAAGTCGTCCATCCCTGACACGGTTGCCAACCACCTCCTGGCCTTTGCTGAGCTCTCGCCGGCTCTCCTGGCCCACGTGGTGAACCTGGCAGACGGGAATGGCAACACAGCCCTGCACTACAGTGTCTCCCACTCCAACTTCCACATCGTGTCGCTGCTGCTGGATACGG GGATCTGCAACGTGGACCACCAGAACAAAGCTGGGTACACTGCCCTgatgctggcagcactggcagctgttgAGCAGGAGGAGGACATGAATGTGGTCAGGAGGCTTTTCAGCATGGGCAACGTCAACGCCAAGGCCAGCCAG GCTGGCCAGACGGCGCTGATGCTGGCTGTGAGCCACGGGCGGCAGGAGATGGTGGGAGCCCTGCTGGCCTGCGGGGCCGACGTGAACCTGCAGGACGAGGAGGGCTCCACGGCGCTCATGTGTGCCTGCGAGCACGGCCGCCTGGAGACcgtgaggctgctgctggcccagcccaCCTGCAACGTCTCCATCGTGGACAGT GACGGTAACAATGCTGTTGCCATCGCGCTGGAGGCCGGTCACGGTGACATCGCTGCGCTCCTCCACGCCCACCTCACCGGCACCAAG CAGGGGACTTCACCAACAACCACAAAGAGCCCTGGGAGTCCGAAGAAACCAAATTAG
- the KANK3 gene encoding KN motif and ankyrin repeat domain-containing protein 3 isoform X1, protein MAQPAPLNQNLPDLGGPFLYRDQDDGEKSSYSVETPYGFLLDLDFLKYVDDIESGQTLKKVPLPRRAKGSRAPPSTLRSPSSHTSAWTSTESLTSTASEEGRTALLLSPHGRAAPEPASKPTSHPISPPPVRLLPPPTRKCLVPNPRVEKTLLETSRRLEQEQGRLQDIGGLSHVGLPGALGQPPHWVPVGAEGQAGWGRVSPGSSGRSTPAAGLGTAPLQHVREQMAAALRQLRDLEEQVKTIPLLEMQICELKREKAKLLEKLSAEPGEALYHPCGSEAGAGGEEGPRTGPESEAEPVKGRTSKIAELRKLTEKLAVPERNARAWPGKSPRVAERPCRSVAVGEDRAMTDAVFYYRSRQESGDAPDSGTRGRRDVAVWVIESSLGLATEAERELELLQQTVGHQKEVITLMEGHLQEATRELEELRLEVCARRPRGQVDKEVMAVPQVAEALVEAVVVTQSRAAGDPPKTAEAGVECCPPTSCVAVGCRPDGRDVAVGPDSAASCDDKGSQTDVGSVVLAGEEKEPGAGEVMEPGRGDGLSSPSVPGAGAAAGTCPESQGPGPAVLETTDSNRDPAPAQDSGAAPSPAAGALKSIMKKRDGPPRSEAEGSKKSLQFVGVLNGEYESTSSEEDEEGNSSSEKASADSSNSSEQGDTETSEEEAGEGTCEPRLECKGTDVTLLEPPEVKEKFELSPRMREACLIVKTHLGHPGAVKSKEVLASSSLVLQEWFRLSSQKSSIPDTVANHLLAFAELSPALLAHVVNLADGNGNTALHYSVSHSNFHIVSLLLDTGICNVDHQNKAGYTALMLAALAAVEQEEDMNVVRRLFSMGNVNAKASQAGQTALMLAVSHGRQEMVGALLACGADVNLQDEEGSTALMCACEHGRLETVRLLLAQPTCNVSIVDSDGNNAVAIALEAGHGDIAALLHAHLTGTKVPVRTSALPTGGDRAETHTGVSSKRLQEQEQSVAGATCSEQPCWP, encoded by the exons ATGGCTCAGCCGGCACCCCTGAACCAGAACCTCCCAG ATCTTGGGGGCCCGTTCTTGTATCGGGACCAGGATGATGGAGAGAAGAGCTCATATTCTGTGGAAACCCCTTATGGCTTCCTGCTGGACCTTGATTTCCTGAAATATGTTGATGATATTGAAAGTGGCCAAACACTCAAGAAAGTGCCGCTGCCTCGCAGGGCGAAAGGGTCCCGTGCGCCGCCCAGCACGCTGcgcagccccagcagccacacCAGCGCCTGGACCTCCACCGAGTCGCTCACCTCCACGGCCAGCGAGGAGGGCAGGACTGCGCTGCTGCTGTCCCCGCACGGCCGAGCAGCCCCGGAGCCTGCGAGCAAGCCAACCTCCCACCCCATCTCACCACCGCCAGTGCGGCTGCTCCCGCCTCCCACCCGCAAGTGCCTCGTGCCAAACCCACGGGTGGAGAAGACCTTGCTGGAGACAagcaggaggctggagcaggagcagggccgTTTGCAGGATATTGGTGGTCTCTCCCACGTTGGCCTGCCGGGTGCCCTGGGCCAGCCACCCCACTGGGTGCCAGTTGGCGCCGAGGGCCAGGCGGGTTGGGGCCGGGTGAGCCCCGGCAGCTCGGGGCGCAGCACTCCCGCTGCAGGGCTCGGCACGGCCCCGCTGCAGCACGTGCGGGAGCAGATGGCTGCAGCCCTGCGGCAGCTCCGGGACCTGGAGGAGCAGGTGAAAACCATCCCCCTCCTGGAGATGCAGATCTGCGAGCTGAAGAGGGAGAAGGCAAAGTTGCTGGAGAAGCTGTCGGCGGAGCCTGGCGAGGCATTGTATCACCCCTGTGGCTCtgaggcaggggcagggggtgaGGAGGGGCCCCGTACAGGGCCAGAGAGTGAAGCAGAGCCAGTGAAGGGGCGAACGAGCAAAATTGCAGAGCTGAGGAAGCTGACAGAGAAGCTGGCCGTGCCGGAGCGGAACGCCAGGGCTTGGCCAGGCAAGAGCCCCAGGGTGGCAGAGCGGCCGTGCCGCTCCGTGGCGGTGGGGGAGGACCGGGCCATGACAGATGCCGTCTTCTACTACCGCTCGCGGCAGGAGAGTGGGGACGCGCCAGACAGCGGCACACGGGGACGCAGGGACGTGGCTGTCTGGGTGATAGAGTCCTCGCTGGGGCTGGCCACTGAGGCAGAgcgggagctggagctgctgcagcagacgGTAGGGCACCAGAAGGAGGTGATCACCCTGATGGAggggcacctgcaggaggccacacgggagctggaggagctgcggCTGGAGGTGTgcgcccgccggccccgcgggcAGGTGGACAAGGAGGTGATGGCCGTGCCACAGGTGGCCGAGGCACTGGTGGAAGCTGTGGTAGTGACACAGAGCCGGGCAGCTGGTGACCCCCCAAAGACAGCGGAGGCAGGTGTGGAGTGCTGCCCCCCAACCTCCTGTGTCGCTGTGGGCTGCCGCCCCGACGGGCGCGACGTGGCAGTCGGACCCGATTCAGCTGCCAGCTGCGATGACAAGGGCAGCCAGACAGATGTGGGCAGCGTTGTcctggcaggagaggagaaggagcccgGTGCAGGTGAGGTGATGGAGCCTGGCCGGGGTGATGGCCTGAGCAGCCCCTCGGTGCCAGGTGCAGGAGCAGCGGCAGGGACGTGCCCAGAGAGCCAAGGCCCTGGGCCCGCTGTGCTGGAGACAACAGACAGCAACCGggacccagccccagcacaggacagcGGAGCTGCCCCAAGCCCTGCAGCCG GAGCCCTGAAGTCCATCATGAAGAAGCGGGATGGTCCTCCCCGGAGCGAGGCAGAGGGCAGCAAGAAGAGCCTGCAGTTTGTGGGGGTGCTGAACGGGGA GTATGAGAGCACATCCAGTGAGGAGGATGAAGAAGGCAACAGCTCCTCTGAGAAGGCTTCGGCTGACAGCTCCAACAgttcagagcagggagacacCGAAACCTCAGAAGAGGAGGCAGGAGAAGGCACCTGTGAGCCCAGACTGGAGTGCAAGGGGACTGATGTAACCCTGCTGGAGCCCCCTGAGGTGAAGGAAAA GTTCGAGCTGAGCCCCAGGATGAGGGAGGCCTGCCTCATTGTCAAGACCCACCTGGGCCACCCGGGTGCTGTCAAGAGCAAAGAGGTG cttgccagcagcagcctggtcCTTCAGGAGTGGTTCCGTCTGTCCAGCCAAAAGTCGTCCATCCCTGACACGGTTGCCAACCACCTCCTGGCCTTTGCTGAGCTCTCGCCGGCTCTCCTGGCCCACGTGGTGAACCTGGCAGACGGGAATGGCAACACAGCCCTGCACTACAGTGTCTCCCACTCCAACTTCCACATCGTGTCGCTGCTGCTGGATACGG GGATCTGCAACGTGGACCACCAGAACAAAGCTGGGTACACTGCCCTgatgctggcagcactggcagctgttgAGCAGGAGGAGGACATGAATGTGGTCAGGAGGCTTTTCAGCATGGGCAACGTCAACGCCAAGGCCAGCCAG GCTGGCCAGACGGCGCTGATGCTGGCTGTGAGCCACGGGCGGCAGGAGATGGTGGGAGCCCTGCTGGCCTGCGGGGCCGACGTGAACCTGCAGGACGAGGAGGGCTCCACGGCGCTCATGTGTGCCTGCGAGCACGGCCGCCTGGAGACcgtgaggctgctgctggcccagcccaCCTGCAACGTCTCCATCGTGGACAGT GACGGTAACAATGCTGTTGCCATCGCGCTGGAGGCCGGTCACGGTGACATCGCTGCGCTCCTCCACGCCCACCTCACCGGCACCAAGGTACCCGTGAGAACCTCAGCGCTCCCCacgggaggggacagggctgagaCACACACAGGTGTCTCCAGcaagaggctgcaggagcaagAGCAGAGCGTTGCAGGTGCCACGTGCTCAgaacagccctgctggccctga
- the KANK3 gene encoding KN motif and ankyrin repeat domain-containing protein 3 isoform X3 encodes MAQPAPLNQNLPDLGGPFLYRDQDDGEKSSYSVETPYGFLLDLDFLKYVDDIESGQTLKKVPLPRRAKGSRAPPSTLRSPSSHTSAWTSTESLTSTASEEGRTALLLSPHGRAAPEPASKPTSHPISPPPVRLLPPPTRKCLVPNPRVEKTLLETSRRLEQEQGRLQDIGGLSHVGLPGALGQPPHWVPVGAEGQAGWGRVSPGSSGRSTPAAGLGTAPLQHVREQMAAALRQLRDLEEQVKTIPLLEMQICELKREKAKLLEKLSAEPGEALYHPCGSEAGAGGEEGPRTGPESEAEPVKGRTSKIAELRKLTEKLAVPERNARAWPGKSPRVAERPCRSVAVGEDRAMTDAVFYYRSRQESGDAPDSGTRGRRDVAVWVIESSLGLATEAERELELLQQTVGHQKEVITLMEGHLQEATRELEELRLEVCARRPRGQVDKEVMAVPQVAEALVEAVVVTQSRAAGDPPKTAEAGVECCPPTSCVAVGCRPDGRDVAVGPDSAASCDDKGSQTDVGSVVLAGEEKEPGAGEVMEPGRGDGLSSPSVPGAGAAAGTCPESQGPGPAVLETTDSNRDPAPAQDSGAAPSPAAGALKSIMKKRDGPPRSEAEGSKKSLQFVGVLNGEYESTSSEEDEEGNSSSEKASADSSNSSEQGDTETSEEEAGEGTCEPRLECKGTDVTLLEPPEVKEKFELSPRMREACLIVKTHLGHPGAVKSKEVLASSSLVLQEWFRLSSQKSSIPDTVANHLLAFAELSPALLAHVVNLADGNGNTALHYSVSHSNFHIVSLLLDTGICNVDHQNKAGYTALMLAALAAVEQEEDMNVVRRLFSMGNVNAKASQAGQTALMLAVSHGRQEMVGALLACGADVNLQDEEGSTALMCACEHGRLETVRLLLAQPTCNVSIVDSDGNNAVAIALEAGHGDIAALLHAHLTGTKGTSPTTTKSPGSPKKPN; translated from the exons ATGGCTCAGCCGGCACCCCTGAACCAGAACCTCCCAG ATCTTGGGGGCCCGTTCTTGTATCGGGACCAGGATGATGGAGAGAAGAGCTCATATTCTGTGGAAACCCCTTATGGCTTCCTGCTGGACCTTGATTTCCTGAAATATGTTGATGATATTGAAAGTGGCCAAACACTCAAGAAAGTGCCGCTGCCTCGCAGGGCGAAAGGGTCCCGTGCGCCGCCCAGCACGCTGcgcagccccagcagccacacCAGCGCCTGGACCTCCACCGAGTCGCTCACCTCCACGGCCAGCGAGGAGGGCAGGACTGCGCTGCTGCTGTCCCCGCACGGCCGAGCAGCCCCGGAGCCTGCGAGCAAGCCAACCTCCCACCCCATCTCACCACCGCCAGTGCGGCTGCTCCCGCCTCCCACCCGCAAGTGCCTCGTGCCAAACCCACGGGTGGAGAAGACCTTGCTGGAGACAagcaggaggctggagcaggagcagggccgTTTGCAGGATATTGGTGGTCTCTCCCACGTTGGCCTGCCGGGTGCCCTGGGCCAGCCACCCCACTGGGTGCCAGTTGGCGCCGAGGGCCAGGCGGGTTGGGGCCGGGTGAGCCCCGGCAGCTCGGGGCGCAGCACTCCCGCTGCAGGGCTCGGCACGGCCCCGCTGCAGCACGTGCGGGAGCAGATGGCTGCAGCCCTGCGGCAGCTCCGGGACCTGGAGGAGCAGGTGAAAACCATCCCCCTCCTGGAGATGCAGATCTGCGAGCTGAAGAGGGAGAAGGCAAAGTTGCTGGAGAAGCTGTCGGCGGAGCCTGGCGAGGCATTGTATCACCCCTGTGGCTCtgaggcaggggcagggggtgaGGAGGGGCCCCGTACAGGGCCAGAGAGTGAAGCAGAGCCAGTGAAGGGGCGAACGAGCAAAATTGCAGAGCTGAGGAAGCTGACAGAGAAGCTGGCCGTGCCGGAGCGGAACGCCAGGGCTTGGCCAGGCAAGAGCCCCAGGGTGGCAGAGCGGCCGTGCCGCTCCGTGGCGGTGGGGGAGGACCGGGCCATGACAGATGCCGTCTTCTACTACCGCTCGCGGCAGGAGAGTGGGGACGCGCCAGACAGCGGCACACGGGGACGCAGGGACGTGGCTGTCTGGGTGATAGAGTCCTCGCTGGGGCTGGCCACTGAGGCAGAgcgggagctggagctgctgcagcagacgGTAGGGCACCAGAAGGAGGTGATCACCCTGATGGAggggcacctgcaggaggccacacgggagctggaggagctgcggCTGGAGGTGTgcgcccgccggccccgcgggcAGGTGGACAAGGAGGTGATGGCCGTGCCACAGGTGGCCGAGGCACTGGTGGAAGCTGTGGTAGTGACACAGAGCCGGGCAGCTGGTGACCCCCCAAAGACAGCGGAGGCAGGTGTGGAGTGCTGCCCCCCAACCTCCTGTGTCGCTGTGGGCTGCCGCCCCGACGGGCGCGACGTGGCAGTCGGACCCGATTCAGCTGCCAGCTGCGATGACAAGGGCAGCCAGACAGATGTGGGCAGCGTTGTcctggcaggagaggagaaggagcccgGTGCAGGTGAGGTGATGGAGCCTGGCCGGGGTGATGGCCTGAGCAGCCCCTCGGTGCCAGGTGCAGGAGCAGCGGCAGGGACGTGCCCAGAGAGCCAAGGCCCTGGGCCCGCTGTGCTGGAGACAACAGACAGCAACCGggacccagccccagcacaggacagcGGAGCTGCCCCAAGCCCTGCAGCCG GAGCCCTGAAGTCCATCATGAAGAAGCGGGATGGTCCTCCCCGGAGCGAGGCAGAGGGCAGCAAGAAGAGCCTGCAGTTTGTGGGGGTGCTGAACGGGGA GTATGAGAGCACATCCAGTGAGGAGGATGAAGAAGGCAACAGCTCCTCTGAGAAGGCTTCGGCTGACAGCTCCAACAgttcagagcagggagacacCGAAACCTCAGAAGAGGAGGCAGGAGAAGGCACCTGTGAGCCCAGACTGGAGTGCAAGGGGACTGATGTAACCCTGCTGGAGCCCCCTGAGGTGAAGGAAAA GTTCGAGCTGAGCCCCAGGATGAGGGAGGCCTGCCTCATTGTCAAGACCCACCTGGGCCACCCGGGTGCTGTCAAGAGCAAAGAGGTG cttgccagcagcagcctggtcCTTCAGGAGTGGTTCCGTCTGTCCAGCCAAAAGTCGTCCATCCCTGACACGGTTGCCAACCACCTCCTGGCCTTTGCTGAGCTCTCGCCGGCTCTCCTGGCCCACGTGGTGAACCTGGCAGACGGGAATGGCAACACAGCCCTGCACTACAGTGTCTCCCACTCCAACTTCCACATCGTGTCGCTGCTGCTGGATACGG GGATCTGCAACGTGGACCACCAGAACAAAGCTGGGTACACTGCCCTgatgctggcagcactggcagctgttgAGCAGGAGGAGGACATGAATGTGGTCAGGAGGCTTTTCAGCATGGGCAACGTCAACGCCAAGGCCAGCCAG GCTGGCCAGACGGCGCTGATGCTGGCTGTGAGCCACGGGCGGCAGGAGATGGTGGGAGCCCTGCTGGCCTGCGGGGCCGACGTGAACCTGCAGGACGAGGAGGGCTCCACGGCGCTCATGTGTGCCTGCGAGCACGGCCGCCTGGAGACcgtgaggctgctgctggcccagcccaCCTGCAACGTCTCCATCGTGGACAGT GACGGTAACAATGCTGTTGCCATCGCGCTGGAGGCCGGTCACGGTGACATCGCTGCGCTCCTCCACGCCCACCTCACCGGCACCAAG GGGACTTCACCAACAACCACAAAGAGCCCTGGGAGTCCGAAGAAACCAAATTAG